In Oryza sativa Japonica Group chromosome 2, ASM3414082v1, the following are encoded in one genomic region:
- the LOC4331221 gene encoding sucrose transport protein SUT4 isoform X1: protein MPFKVWKKETVHFGWMLDDMLCYLGYILGDTTEHCSTYKGSRFRAAIIFVLGFWMLDLANNTVQGPARALLADLSGPDQCNSANAIFCTWMAVGNVLGFSSGASGNWHKWFPFLMTRACCEACSNLKAAFLVAVVFLLFCMSVTLYFAEEIPLEPTDAQRLSDSAPLLNGSRDDNNASNEPRNGALPNGHTDGSNVPANSNAEDSNSNRENVEVFNDGPGAVLVNILTSMRHLPPGMYSVLLVMALTWLSWFPFFLFDTDWMGREVYHGDPNGNLSERKAYDNGVREGAFGLLLNSVVLGIGSFLVDPLCRLMGARLVWAISNFTVFICMLATAILSWISFDLYSSKLHHIIGANKTVKNSALIVFSLLGLPLSITYSVPFSVTAELTAGTGGGQGLATGVLNLAIVVPQIVVSLGAGPWDALFGGGNVPAFALASVFSLGAGVLAVLKLPKLPNSYRSAGFHGFG, encoded by the exons ATGCCGTTCAAAGTATGGAAGAAGGAGACCGTTCATTTTGGCTGGATGCTTGATGATATGCTTTGCT ACCTTGGTTACATTTTAGGAGATACCACTGAGCACTGCAG TACATATAAAGGTTCAAGATTTCGAGCAGCTATTATTTTCGTTCTTGGGTTCTGGATGTTGGATCTCGCAAACAATACAGTTCAA GGTCCTGCTCGTGCCCTTTTAGCTGACCTTTCAG GTCCTGATCAGTGTAATTCTGCAAATGCAATTTTTTGCACATGGATGGCTGTTGGAAACGTTCTTGGTTTTTCATCTGGTGCTAGTGGGAATTGGCACAA GTGGTTTCCTTTTCTAATGACAAGAGCATGCTGTGAAGCTTGTAGTAATTTGAAAGCCGCTTTTCTGGTTGCAGTT GTATTCCTTTTGTTTTGTATGTCTGTTACCCTGTACTTTGCTGAAGAGATCCCGCTGGAACCAACAGATGCACAACGATTATCTGATTCTGCGCCTCTCCTGAATGGTTCTAGAGATGATAACAATGCATCAAATGAACCTCGTAATGGAGCACTTCCTAATGGTCATACAGATGGAAGCAATGTCCCAGCTAACTCCAACGCTGAGGACTCCAATTCAAACAGAGAGAATGTCGAAGTTTTCAATGATGGACCAGGAGCAGTTTTGGTGAATATTTTGACTAGCATGAGGCATCTACCTCCTGGAATGTACTCTGTTCTTCTAGTTATGGCTCTAACATGG TTGTCGTggtttccctttttcctttttgataCTGACTGGATGGGACGTGAGGTTTACCATGGGGACCCAAATGGCAACTTGAGTGAAAGGAAAGCTTATGACAACGGTGTCCGAGAAGGTGCATTTGGTTTGCTATTGAATTCA GTTGTCCTTGGAATTGGGTCCTTCCTTGTTGATCCACTATGCCGACTGATGGGTGCTAGACTGGTTTGGGCAATCAGCAACTTCACAGTGTTTATCTGCATGCTGGCTACAGCAATATTAAGTTGGATCTCTTTTGATTTGTACTCAAGTAAACTTCACCACATCATTGGAGCAAATAAAACAGTGAAGAATTCAGCCTTGATTGTTTTCTCCCTACTTGGACTGCCACTCTCG ATCACATATAGCGTTCCTTTTTCTGTGACTGCTGAGCTGACTGCTGGAACAGGAGGTGGACAAG GTCTGGCAACAGGAGTCCTGAACCTTGCAATCGTTGTTCCGCAG ATAGTAGTGTCACTAGGAGCAGGTCCATGGGATGCTCTCTTTGGGGGAGGGAACGTCCCTGCTTTCGCCTTGGCTTCCGTTTTCTCACTAGGAGCTGGTGTCCTCGCGGTCCTTAAGCTACCCAAGCTGCCAAACTCTTACAGATCTGCTGGGTTCCATGGATTTGGCTGA
- the LOC4331222 gene encoding uncharacterized protein, translating into MAAAAEVDAAPDLPNGSSATATTDKKKSRESERRRRRRKQKKNKAASNAADADAAGDAGADDDAAEEKPDVKPQVEVEVEYVPEQADLDDGLLADFKSIFDKFTFKDSSADAEDDEKKDEAGTDAAKKAAGSDSDDDEQGTQQKKEGGLSNKQKKLQRRMKIAELKQICNRPDVVEVWDATASDPSLLVYLKSYRNTVPVPRHWCQKRKFLQGKRGIEKQPFQLPDFIAATGIEKIRQAYIEKEDSKKLKQKQRERMQPKMGKMDIDYQVLHDAFFKYQTKPKLTSHGDLYYEGKEFEVKLREMKPGMLSRELKEALGMPDGAPPPWLINMQRYGPPPSYPQLKIPGLNAPIPPGASFGYRPGEWGKPPVDEHGRPLYGDVFGVLQQDEPNYDEEPVDRSKHWGDLEEEEEEEEEEEEEEEEEPMEDEDMEDGMQSVDTISSTPTGVETPDVIDLRKLQRKEPEKQTEKQLYQILEQKEERIAPGAIYGSSHTYAIGAQDKAGPKRVDLLKNQKSDKVDVTIQPEELEVMDDVLAAKYEEAREEEKLRNQKEDFSDMVAENASKRKRKQEKDGKSKKKDFKF; encoded by the exons atggccgccgccgccgaggtcgacGCGGCCCCCGACCTCCCCAACggatcctccgccaccgccacaaCCGACAAGAAGAAGTCGCGGGAgagcgagcgccgccgccgccgccgcaagcagaagaagaacaaggcCGCGTCCAACGCCGCAGATGCGGATGCGGCCGGGGACGCCggggccgacgacgacgccgccgaggagaagcctgatgtcaaaccccAG gtggaggtggaggtggagtacGTCCCGGAGCAGGCGGACCTGGACGACGGCCTCCTCGCCGACTTCAAGAGCATCTTCGACAAGTTCACCTTCAAGGATTCCTCTGCCGACGCCGAG GATGACGAGAAGAAAGATGAGGCTGGCACTGATGCCGCAAAGAAGGCTGCAGGGTCTGATTCGGACGACGACGAGCAGGGGACACAGCAAAAGAAGGAAGGGGGCTTGTCCAACAAGCAAAAGAAA CTACAACGAAGGATGAAGATTGCAGAACTGAAACAGATATGCAATAGACCTGATGTTGTGGAG GTCTGGGATGCAACGGCATCGGATCCATCATTACTTGTCTATCTGAAGTCCTACAGGAACACTGTACCTGTCCCAAGGCATTGGTGTCAAAAGCGCAAATTCTTGCAG GGTAAGCGAGGTATCGAGAAACAACCTTTTCAACTCCCTGACTTCATCGCTGCAACTGGAATAGAAAAAATAAGACAG gcatATATTGAGAAGGAGGATAGTAAAAAGTTGAAACAAAAGCAGCGGGAGCGTATGCAACCAAAAATGGGCAAGATGGATATAGATTATCAG GTCTTGCATGACGCCTTCTTCAAATACCAAACAAAGCCAAAATTGACTAGTCATGGTGACCTGTATTATGAAGGGAAAGAGTTTGAG GTCAAGCTTAGGGAAATGAAGCCAGGCATGCTGTCGCGAGAACTTAAAGAGGCTCTTGGTATGCCTGATGGTGCGCCACCTCCATGGCTTATAAACATGCAG AGATATGGTCCTCCGCCCTCTTATCCTCAGCTGAAGATTCCTGGGCTAAATGCTCCGATTCCTCCTGGTGCTAGCTTCGGATACCGACCTGGGGAATGGGGAAAACCTCCTGTTGATGAG CATGGGCGCCCCTTATATGGAGATGTTTTTGGAGTCCTACAGCAGGATGAACCTAATTATGAT GAAGAACCTGTTGATCGCAGCAAGCACTGGGGAGacttggaggaggaagaggaggaggaggaagaagaggaggaagaggaggaagaagagccaATGGAAGATGAAGACATGGAAGACGGCATGCAATCTGTTGACACCATCTCAAG CACTCCAACTGGTGTGGAAACACCTGATGTGATTGATCTTCGGAAGCTGCAGCGGAAAGAGCCTGAAAAGCAGACCGAGAAGCAACTATACCAG ATTCTTgagcaaaaagaagaaagaattgCTCCTGGGGCTATCTATGGATCAAGCCATAC GTATGCGATTGGTGCACAGGATAAGGCTGGTCCTAAAAGG GTGGATCTTCTCAAGAATCAGAAGTCTGATAAGGTGGATGTCACCATACAACCTGAGGAGCTTGAAGTTATGGATGATGTTTTGGCTGCCAA GTACGAGGAAGcccgggaggaggagaagctacGGAACCAGAAGGAAGATTTCAGCGACATGGTGGCGGAG AACGCAagcaagaggaagaggaagcaggagaaGGACGGGAAGTCGAAGAAGAAAGACTTCAAGTTCTAG
- the LOC4331223 gene encoding uncharacterized protein isoform X1, translating into MEKKKSNTDNNLEVFLQAATPCLRWRSASMECFQDPSKVWQLDKKKDEVDYFALEDLWEHYAESSAYGLAVPVRLESGNTITQHFVPYLSAIQIYTSTKSLLAFSRGSAGSESDSWSDDSTGDKLSRSWDAAMSDDDDSSHDSSESVSAKQGAGCLNFQYNEWSSPYERVPLADKVAELAQHYPCLTSLSSAQLSPSSWMSVAWYPIYHIPARGNLKGLSTCFLTYHSLSSVFQDNVEEGRSVVGVSPFGLATYRAEGKLWTSSRSSDLFWAASSWLKQLRAYHPDFIFFTSHCRQSAF; encoded by the exons atggagaagaagaagagtaaTACCGATAACAACCTGGAGGTGTTCCTCCAGGCCGCCACTCCATGCCTGCGCTGGCGCTCCGCCTCCATG GAATGTTTCCAAGATCCCAGCAAAGTTTGGCAACTCGACAAGAAGAAAGACGAGGTCGATTACTTCGCGCTTGAGGATCTCTGGGAGCATTACGCTGAGAGCAGTGCGTATGGCCTTGCTGTTCCTGTCCGTCTTGAATCCGGCAACACCATCACCCAACATTTTGTTCCCTACTTATCTGCCATTCAGATATACACCTCCACCAAGTCTCTCCTTGCTTTCTCCAG AGGCAGCGCAGGGAGCGAGAGTGATTCTTGGAGTGATGATAGTACAGGCGACAAGTTATCAAGATCATGGGATGCTGCTATGTCTGATGACGACGACTCAAGCCATGATAGCTCTGAATCGGTTTCTGCAAAGCAAGGTGCCGGCTGCCTGAATTTTCAGTACAACGAGTGGAGCTCGCCCTACGAGAGAGTCCCGCTAGCAGATAAG GTGGCAGAGCTGGCTCAGCATTATCCATGCTTGACATCTCTCAGCAGTGCACAACTTTCACCTTCGAGCTGGATGTCTGTAGCATG GTACCCGATTTATCATATCCCAGCTCGTGGAAACCTCAAGGGGTTATCTACGTGTTTCCTAACCTATCATTCCCTCTCCTCAGTTTTCCAAG ATAATGTTGAGGAGGGGAGGAGCGTTGTTGGTGTTTCGCCGTTTGGGCTGGCGACGTACAGAGCGGAAGGGAAGCTGTGGACATCGTCGAGGAGCTCTGATCTCTTCTGGGCAGCGTCTTCTTGGCTCAAGCAGCTGCGAGCTTACCATCCtgacttcatcttcttcacgtCTCACTGCCGGCAATCTGCATTCTGA
- the LOC4331223 gene encoding uncharacterized protein isoform X2: MPALALRLHDPSKVWQLDKKKDEVDYFALEDLWEHYAESSAYGLAVPVRLESGNTITQHFVPYLSAIQIYTSTKSLLAFSRGSAGSESDSWSDDSTGDKLSRSWDAAMSDDDDSSHDSSESVSAKQGAGCLNFQYNEWSSPYERVPLADKVAELAQHYPCLTSLSSAQLSPSSWMSVAWYPIYHIPARGNLKGLSTCFLTYHSLSSVFQDNVEEGRSVVGVSPFGLATYRAEGKLWTSSRSSDLFWAASSWLKQLRAYHPDFIFFTSHCRQSAF; this comes from the exons ATGCCTGCGCTGGCGCTCCGCCTCCATG ATCCCAGCAAAGTTTGGCAACTCGACAAGAAGAAAGACGAGGTCGATTACTTCGCGCTTGAGGATCTCTGGGAGCATTACGCTGAGAGCAGTGCGTATGGCCTTGCTGTTCCTGTCCGTCTTGAATCCGGCAACACCATCACCCAACATTTTGTTCCCTACTTATCTGCCATTCAGATATACACCTCCACCAAGTCTCTCCTTGCTTTCTCCAG AGGCAGCGCAGGGAGCGAGAGTGATTCTTGGAGTGATGATAGTACAGGCGACAAGTTATCAAGATCATGGGATGCTGCTATGTCTGATGACGACGACTCAAGCCATGATAGCTCTGAATCGGTTTCTGCAAAGCAAGGTGCCGGCTGCCTGAATTTTCAGTACAACGAGTGGAGCTCGCCCTACGAGAGAGTCCCGCTAGCAGATAAG GTGGCAGAGCTGGCTCAGCATTATCCATGCTTGACATCTCTCAGCAGTGCACAACTTTCACCTTCGAGCTGGATGTCTGTAGCATG GTACCCGATTTATCATATCCCAGCTCGTGGAAACCTCAAGGGGTTATCTACGTGTTTCCTAACCTATCATTCCCTCTCCTCAGTTTTCCAAG ATAATGTTGAGGAGGGGAGGAGCGTTGTTGGTGTTTCGCCGTTTGGGCTGGCGACGTACAGAGCGGAAGGGAAGCTGTGGACATCGTCGAGGAGCTCTGATCTCTTCTGGGCAGCGTCTTCTTGGCTCAAGCAGCTGCGAGCTTACCATCCtgacttcatcttcttcacgtCTCACTGCCGGCAATCTGCATTCTGA
- the LOC9267532 gene encoding uncharacterized protein yields MALAFLLGFLLGLLALAALEAAALLWLVRRLRRRDSAPQPAPDADELPGERPFPYEKQGFLWILEPEKTPKASNERSSIGGPKETKEKKNIVEVFPAKRSAKIKGRSLILSGPDGFHTTIKLLNCTVFAVSASSMPSRKWAKRYPIKLESKEYQIYNGSKVCYLYAETSWEKESWCKALRLAATADKEKKNWHAKLSEEFNNYISSLNSEYPGFLKPTVFSSEDHEVMDRAIKTDGSSKVRLFLKKLAKKASTKVPLEGKTSSGSSTQGERKILDKLRSYQGTPFIEGLMGSQDDKSNSSSSQDTVKPSPTSPALGQIGQPSAFPDVNADDRIADEGTLCWNLLSSRLFFDAKMSDEIHKAIKARIQRTLSSMRTPPYVGDITLADFSLGKLPPYVHAMRVLPLDLNELWAFEVDFEYSSGILLHIETRLEVQEPELQKDIMKSNFGTDSNGEVESDLLESIEQYGNQFRDSQNSVSSVEEKGEPDGSQPKSTGWTSAYISGWKNIMHSIADHVSQVPLSLAIKISSVRGVLRVHVKPPPSDQLWYGFTSMPDLEWDIESSIGDRKITNSHIGSLIGNRFKASLRDSLVLPNCESISIPFMLAEKDDWVPLKDAPFIWLNREPTETRSHAAAVTPTRPDEVILKDDASNKTVAPSLPNSSARSEETLKTAASIDEPTQVPVAAADASHEPRKTPLAPAGEASSPSSPDTIDELRKPLLITEKIQEEDSESKVESPSPLYTSLRGIVPAGEQSGDESKRKGGRRARMMDFGKKMGDKLEEKRRHIEEKGRNIVEKMRENARTNSFDRSMTSSSHSNSQSQ; encoded by the exons atggcCCTCGCCTTCCTGCTGGGattcctcctcggcctcctggCTCTGGCGGCGCTCGAGGCCGCCGCGCTCCTCTGGCtcgtccgccgcctccgccgccgggacTCTGCCCCGCAGCCCGCGCcggacgccgacgagctccCCGGCGAACGCCCCTTCCCGTACGAGAAGCAG GGCTTTCTGTGGATACTAGAGCCAGAAAAGACACCTAAAGCTAGTAATGAACGCTCATCGATTGGAGGCCCTAaagaaacaaaggaaaaaaagaatattgtgGAGGTTTTTCCTGCAAAGAGGTCGGCTAAAATCAAGGGGCGTTCACTTATTTTGTCTGGTCCTGATGGCTTCCACACAACCATTAAGCTTCTGAATTGCACAGTATTTGCTGTTTCAGCATCAAGTATGCCCTCTCGCAAATG GGCTAAAAGGTATCCTATTAAACTGGAAAGCAAGGAATATCAAATTTATAATGGAAGCAAGGTATGCTATCTTTATGCTGAAACTTCCTGGGAGAAGGAATCATGGTGTAAAGCACTTCGTCTTGCAGCTACTGCTGACAAGGAGAAAAAGAATTGGCATGCCAAGCTGAGCGAGGAGttcaataattacatatcatCATTAAATTCTGAATACCCAGGTTTCCTAAAGCCTACAGTATTTTCTAGTGAGGACCATGAGGTTATGGACAGGGCAATAAAGACTGATGGGTCTTCCAAGGTCCGTCTCTTTCTCAAAAAGCTGGCAAAGAAGGCATCTACAAAGGTTCCGTTAGAGGGTAAGACAAGTTCCGGATCATCTACACAAGGAGAAAGAAAGATATTGGATAAATTACGCAGCTATCAGGGCACACCGTTTATTGAAGGATTAATGGGTTCACAAGATGACAAGTCCAATAGCAGTTCATCACAAGATACAGTGAAACCCAGTCCAACGTCTCCTGCTCTGGGTCAAATTGGACAACCTTCAGCTTTCCCTGATGTAAATGCCGATGATAGAATAGCAGATGAAGGTACACTTTGTTGGAACCTTTTATCTTCACGGTTGTTTTTTGATGCTAAAATGAGCGATGAGATACACAAGGCCATCAAAGCACGCATTCAG CGAACGTTATCAAGCATGAGGACCCCACCTTATGTTGGTGACATCACACTTGCTGACTTCAGCCTTGGAAAGCTTCCACCTTATGTACACGCGATGAGAGTCCTTCCACTGGATTTGAATGAGTTATGGgcttttgaagttgattttgaataTTCTAGTGGAATACTACTGCACATTGAAACAAGACTCGAGGTTCAGGAACCAGAGTTACAGAAGGACATAATGAAAAGTAACTTTGGTACAGACTCAAATGGAGAGGTTGAATCAGATCTTCTTGAGAGTATTGAACAATACGGTAACCAATTTCGAGATTCCCAAAATTCAGTttcctcagttgaagaaaaaggtgAACCAG ATGGTAGTCAGCCCAAGAGCACTGGATGGACATCGGCCTATATATCAGGGTGGAAAAATATCATGCATTCCATAGCAGATCATGTCTCACAG GTGCCGCTCTCTCTGGCGATAAAAATTTCATCTGTTCGAGGTGTCCTGCGTGTGCATGTGAAACCTCCTCCTTCTGATCAACTCTGGTACGGATTTACATCAATGCCTGATTTAGAGTGGGACATCGAATCTTCTATTGGTGATAGGAAAATTACCAACAGTCACATTGGCTCGCTTATCGGTAACAGATTCAAG GCTTCACTCCGTGACAGTTTGGTGCTCCCAAACTGTGAAAGTATTTCCATACCATTTATGTTGGCAGAAAAGGATGACTGGGTACCTCTCAAGGATGCACCTTTTATTTGGCTCAATCGTGAGCCCACTGAGACCAGAAGCCACGCTGCAGCCGTTACGCCAACCCGGCCTGACGAAGTTATTCTGAAGGATGATGCTAGTAACAAAACTGTGGCGCCAAGTTTGCCCAATTCGTCAGCAAGAAGTGAGGAAACACTTAAAACAGCAGCATCCATTGATGAGCCAACCCAAGTGCCTGTGGCGGCAGCGGATGCATCGCATGAGCCGAGGAAGACTCCCTTGGCTCCAGCTGGTGAAGCATCGTCTCCTTCCAGTCCTGACACAATCGACGAGCTGAGGAAGCCATTGCTGATCACAGAAAAGATTCAGGAAGAGGATTCTGAAAGCAAAGTGGAGTCTCCCTCGCCCCTGTACACATCTCTGAGGGGGATAGTGCCTGCAGGGGAGCAATCTGGAGACGAGTCGAAGCGAAAAGGCGGCAGGCGAGCTCGGATGATGGACTTCGGGAAGAAGATGGGAGACAAGCTGGAGGAGAAGAGGCGGCACATCGAAGAGAAGGGGCGGAATATCGTAGAGAAGATGCGCGAGAATGCCAGGACCAACAGCTTCGATAGGTCAATGACTAGCAGCAGCCATAGCAATAGCCAAAGccaatag
- the LOC4331225 gene encoding uncharacterized protein isoform X1, whose protein sequence is MMPPPVQTLRLLLLTPFPPPPRLRFHRLTATGRSDNAAAASGTTARERRLAKVREERRRRQHELDNTYPGWARVLENACRDDDELRAILGDSIGNPELMKQRIQERVRKKGRAQFNKSKTGSIVAFKVSFRDFNPLNSFIWFELFGEPTDRDVDLLGGVIQAWYVMGRLGAYNSSNLQLANSMLDYDPSYDSDQASGVMPSSFHDISDVEFQDNWGRVWVDLGTSDYLGLDVLLNCLTQLSSEHLGIKQVVFGGKKMGDWEEGMKNSDYGYRHFKI, encoded by the exons ATGATGCCACCACCAGTTCAAACCctacgcctcctcctcctcacccctttcccgccacctcctcgcctcCGCTTCCACCGCCTTACGGCCACAGGGAGGTCCGACaatgccgccgcggcgtccggcACCACGGCGAGGGAGCGCCGCCTCGCCAAGGTGCgggaggagcgccgccgccgtcagcacgAGCTCGACAACACCTATCCCGGCTGGGCAAG GGTTCTGGAGAATGCCTGCAGGGACGACGACGAACTCCGCGCCATTCTCGGTGATAGCATCGGGAACCCAGAGCTCATGAAGCAAAGG ATCCAAGAAAGGGTACGCAAGAAAGGCAGGGCACAATTCAACAAATCCAAGACAGGGTCTATTGTTGCATTCAAAGTCAGCTTTCGAGA CTTCAACCCACTAAATTCATTCATTTGGTTTGAACTCTTTGGAGAACCAACGGATCGAGATGTTGATCTGCTTGGCGGT GTGATTCAGGCTTGGTATGTCATGGGGAGATTAGGAGCTTACAACTCTTCAAATTTGCAG CTGGCCAATTCAATGCTGGACTATGACCCTTCATATGATTCTGATCAAGCTTCTGGTGTGATGCCTTCATCTTTCCATGATATCAGTGATGTCGAATTCCAAGACAATTGGGGCAGAGTTTG GGTGGATCTTGGAACATCGGATTATCTTGGATTGGATGTATTACTCAACTGTCTTACACAATTAAGCTCAGA GCACTTGGGCATCAAACAAGTGGTATTTGGTGGCAAAAAAATGGGCGACTGGGAAGAGGGGATGAAGAACTCTGATTACGGATACAGGCATTTCAAGATATAG
- the LOC4331225 gene encoding uncharacterized protein isoform X2, which produces MPPRRPAPRRGSAASPRCGRSAAAVSTSSTTPIPAGQGFWRMPAGTTTNSAPFSIQERVRKKGRAQFNKSKTGSIVAFKVSFRDFNPLNSFIWFELFGEPTDRDVDLLGGVIQAWYVMGRLGAYNSSNLQLANSMLDYDPSYDSDQASGVMPSSFHDISDVEFQDNWGRVWVDLGTSDYLGLDVLLNCLTQLSSEHLGIKQVVFGGKKMGDWEEGMKNSDYGYRHFKI; this is translated from the exons atgccgccgcggcgtccggcACCACGGCGAGGGAGCGCCGCCTCGCCAAGGTGCgggaggagcgccgccgccgtcagcacgAGCTCGACAACACCTATCCCGGCTGGGCAAG GGTTCTGGAGAATGCCTGCAGGGACGACGACGAACTCCGCGCCATTCTCG ATCCAAGAAAGGGTACGCAAGAAAGGCAGGGCACAATTCAACAAATCCAAGACAGGGTCTATTGTTGCATTCAAAGTCAGCTTTCGAGA CTTCAACCCACTAAATTCATTCATTTGGTTTGAACTCTTTGGAGAACCAACGGATCGAGATGTTGATCTGCTTGGCGGT GTGATTCAGGCTTGGTATGTCATGGGGAGATTAGGAGCTTACAACTCTTCAAATTTGCAG CTGGCCAATTCAATGCTGGACTATGACCCTTCATATGATTCTGATCAAGCTTCTGGTGTGATGCCTTCATCTTTCCATGATATCAGTGATGTCGAATTCCAAGACAATTGGGGCAGAGTTTG GGTGGATCTTGGAACATCGGATTATCTTGGATTGGATGTATTACTCAACTGTCTTACACAATTAAGCTCAGA GCACTTGGGCATCAAACAAGTGGTATTTGGTGGCAAAAAAATGGGCGACTGGGAAGAGGGGATGAAGAACTCTGATTACGGATACAGGCATTTCAAGATATAG
- the LOC107277343 gene encoding pentatricopeptide repeat-containing protein At5g38730: protein MAPPPAGVEAVCAAVIKSTLTQPHNHHHLLAASPSLLAAVLHRLSPLPSTALAFFRSLPPPHPLDASLALLRLLAPHPRHHPTARSLLRDLSLRHPLSSPLLLPSLLADPHLPSWLLLLLSQSARPHDALRVFDHMRAREVVPDAHASSALLTALAKSRMTATARKVFDQMTRAGVAMNTHVYNAMLHVCLKAGDAALAESLMTRMDAAGVPLDRFSFNTVIALYCRKGMQYEAMCVRERMENQGVKADVVTWNSLIHGLCKERRVKEASQLLREMAMAGVAPDHVTYTTLVDGYCRAGDLEEAVKLRGEMEAMGMLPGVATYNAILRKLCEDGKMKEVNVLLNEMDERKVQADHVTCNTLINAYCKRGDMTSALKVKRRMMESGLQLDQFTYKALVHGFCKAKELDEAKEALFEMMGAGFSPNYSVLSWIVDGLCNKNNAVAVLAIPDELMKRGFPPDKAVYRSLIRRLCKKGFIDLAGNVFNEMQGKGLEADCLVYATLACAYLTAGKPVAALDILNEMAKKQLYITPQIYNCMCTSYADEKGSLNMLWVHAIERGLITKSVYKVMHQARMKSSNPAV, encoded by the exons atggcgccgcctcccgccggcgtgGAGGCCGTCTGCGCCGCCGTCATCAAATCCACGCTAACCCAACcccacaaccaccaccacctgctcgcggcctcgccctccctcctcgccgccgtcctccaccgcctctccccgctcccctccaccgcgctcgccttcttccgctcccTGCCTCCGCCCCACCCGCTCGACGCCTccctcgccctcctccgcctcctcgccccCCACCCGCGCCACCACCCCAccgcccgctccctcctccgcgACCTCTCCCTCCGCCACCCGCTCTcctccccgctcctcctcccttccctcctcgccgacccccacctccccagctggctcctcctcctcctctcccagtCCGCCCGCCCGCACGACGCCCTCCGCGTCTTCGACCACATGCGCGCGCGCGAGGTCGTCCCCGACGCGCATGCCTCCTCCGCGCTCCTCACCGCGCTCGCGAAGTCCCGGATGACGGCCACCGCGCGCAAGGTGTTCGACCAAATGACGCGGGCCGGGGTTGCCATGAACACCCACGTGTACAACGCCATGCTGCACGTCTGCTTGAAGGCCGGGGACGCCGCGCTCGCTGAGTCTCTGATGACGCGGATGGACGCCGCCGGTGTGCCGCTCGATAGGTTCTCCTTCAACACCGTCATCGCGCTCTACTGCAGGAAGGGCATGCAGTACGAGGCCATGTGCGTACGGGAGCGGATGGAGAATCAGGGTGTCAAGGCTGACGTCGTCACATGGAACTCATTGATCCATGGCTTGTGTAAGGAGCGCAGGGTGAAGGAGGCGAGTCAGCTGCTGAGAGAGATGGCGATGGCAGGGGTGGCACCGGACCATGTCACATACACCACGCTTGTTGATGGGTACTGTCGAGCAGGCGACTTGGAGGAGGCGGTCAAGCTGCGAGGGGAGATGGAGGCAATGGGGATGCTACCAGGTGTCGCGACATACAATGCGATTCTCAGGAAGCTCTGTGAAGATGGCAAGATGAAGGAGGTCAATGTGTTACTTAATGAGATGGATGAGAGGAAGGTGCAGGCTGATCATGTAACGTGCAACACGCTGATCAACGCATACTGCAAGAGAGGGGACATGACCTCAGCGCTCAAGGTGAAAAGAAGGATGATGGAGTCAGGGCTACAGTTGGATCAGTTCACTTACAAGGCTCTCGTCCATGGTTTCTGTAAGGCCAAGGAGCTGGATGAAGCCAAGGAAGCCTTGTTTGAGATGATGGGTGCAG GATTTTCACCCAATTATAGTGTGTTGTCATGGATTGTCGATGGTTTATGCAACAAGAATAATGCAGTTGCAGTTCTAGCCATTCCTGATGAACTTATGAAAAGAGGATTTCCACCAGATAAAGCAGTATATAGGTCTCTGATCCGAAGGCTATGCAAGAAAGGGTTTATTGATCTTGCTGGGAATGTGTTCAATGAAATGCAAGGCAAAGGTCTAGAAGCTGACTGTCTTGTGTATGCTACACTTGCGTGTGCATATCTGACTGCTGGGAAGCCAGTTGCTGCTTTGGATATCTTGAATGAGATGGCGAAGAAGCAGTTGTACATAACACCCCAGATTTACAACTGTATGTGTACCTCTTATGCTGATGAGAAGGGATCGCTTAATATGCTCTGGGTTCATGCCATTGAGAGAGGCCTAATCACAAAGAGCGTATACAAAGTGATGCACCAAGCAAGAATGAAATCTTCAAATCCTGCAGTCTAG